From the Chloroflexia bacterium SDU3-3 genome, the window ACGACCGCGCCATTGTTGCGCAGCTGGAAGGTGGGGTGGACGGCATCGTAGATCGGCGCGTTGCCATGATTGCGCCAGGTGGACTCGATCGCCATCTGGTTCCCGGCAAAAGCGCCGAGCACGCGAACCTGATCAATGCCATAGCGGTAGCCTGCCAGCTTGCCTGCCTGCACCATATCGCGCACGTTCTCGTCGGTCCAGCTGGAGCTGGGGTCGCGGGTGCATGCGTTGTCGGGCGAGCTGTAGGGCGGCTGCTTGTAGGGCGGCGCAAAGTTGCCGTTGCCCACCAGCGAGACATGGTACTTGGGCACCTGGCTTTTTGCCAGCGCAAACTGGGCCTGGGCCTCGGCTATGGGTTCGTCGGCCAGATATTCGCCGATCATCTCGGTGAAGACTGGCTCGTACTTCCAGCGCTCGCGGATGGCCTCGCCCACGGGCACGCCATGGATCACCGCCGTGCTCTGCATGGCGCGGTCGATATTCTGCATCTGGGCATCATGCCCCAGCGCATCGCGGAACCAGCCCCAGCGCGGCATCTTGGTCATCGCATACTGGAAGATATACTGGTTGTTGTTGATCGAAGCACCATCACTACCATCGTTCTGCTGATCCGACAGCGCTATCTGAAGACGGTAGAGGCCGCGCAGCCGGCTGTGCCAGGCATCCACCATCCACTCGGCGGTCGCGGGGCTGGCCCAGATCGAGCTGCTGGCAGGGGTCTTGCGATTGATGTAGTTCTCGCCATACTTGCCGTAGCTGCGCATCTGGACACCGGCGATCCACGGGTGATCGGGGCTGTTGGCGGGGAACTCCTGCACAAAGCTATCGAGCAGCAGCTCTAGGCGCTGCCGCACCTGGGGGTTGTTGTAGTTGGGGTACCACACCCCGTCTGACCAATCGCCCCAGCCATCCTGCACCATATAGTTTGGCACGGCGGTCAGCGTACTCGTCACACTCACGCCGATGCCAAGCCAGACCCGCTGGCCGCGCGTGCGCGCCTTGTTCAGAACCTCATGCACCTTGCTCCAGTCATAGGTGCCCGGCGAGGACTCAAGTTTGCTCCACGCCCAGCGCTCATACTTATCTTTGTTCGAGATCAGGGCTGGGTCGCAGATGTAGGGCGGGGCCTGCCAGCGATACAGCCCGCGCCCAGGGTTGGGGATCTCATTGTTCTGCTCGATGGCGATCTGCTGCGGCTGGTAGGTTCCTTCGCCAATCGTTGTGAGCGGCCTGGCCTGGGCTGTCGGCGGGCCATGCGCTGGCGCGATAGCAGAAATGATCAGAATGGCTAGCCCTAAGAGCTGTCGTTTCATAGATAGAGGTGGCTCCTTGCGCCCACCGAACGAGGCAGATGCCGCGCTCGGTGGGCGCTCGCTGATTACTGGGGAGGCCGCGCTACGGCGCGAAGTAGACCGAGATCGAGTGGATGTAGTAGCCGCCATCGGTGCCGTTGGCATCATCGACGGCGGAAAACAGCGAGTGGCCCTGGAAGCTGCCCGACTGGGTGATGTTGAGCTACGCCCGCACCGAGCAGAAGGTGGTGTTGTAGCAGGTCTGGCTGCCGACGCTGCGCCCGCCATAGCTGGAGGTGAGGATGGTCTCGACATAGATCACATCCGCCGGAGTGTTGCATGTGACGTTGCCCACCGAGATGGCGGTGGTCTTGCCGAGCTTGTAGGGCTTGCCGACGGATGGCGTGCAGGAGAGGTAGCCAGCGGTGCTGGCCGTGGGGGCCGCCGTGGCGGGCACGGATGCCGCAGTAAGCGCGATCAGCGCCGTGGCGGCGCTGGCCGCAGCCCGCGCGGCGAGCAGAGAAAACATGCGCATCGGTTCCTCCTTGTGGTCGTTGCGGTTATTCGCTAGGCACAAGGAGTATAGAAAAGACGCGGGGGTGTGGAGTCCGAAGAAGATCCGAAAGCTGGCCAACATGTGTTGCGCTATCGTCCAGGCAGTGCCCGGGGTGCGCTACCAGCTCGCCTCGCGGAAGCTGAGCATGAACTGGAACGCCGCGCTGCCGCGACCCGGCAGCTGGTCGATATCGCTCGCCGTGTCGAAGAAATCGACAAAACCAGGCGCGAGCGCAGCCGTGTGGATGCGGTGAAAGCCCATCCATCACGCGCCAAAGCTGCGCTGATCGATCGGCGAGTCATCGAGCTGAACGATATGGGTGTGGCGGGGGTCGCGGCAGATCGTGGCGTAGACCGCGCGCACCGTGCGCTCCTCGCCCTCCAGGATCTGCATGAAGCTGCCAGCGCGATACAGCAGCAGCCCGGTGATACCGCGCGCCTGGTTGTTCCGGCGGCTGCTATCGAGCAGGGCCTCAAGTTCAGGCTGGGAAAACGGGCGAGCAGCCGAGCTAACGTAGATGATGCGGATCATGCGGCACCTGCTGGCTCGACAGCGCCACCGGCATCACACATCCAGTGCCCAACGGCGATGTCAAAAGCGGGGCAAAAGCTGACAGCTGAAGTTAGTATACGCAGGACGTGGGGCGCGCGCAAGCGACAGGGGCACCGCAGCAGGGCCTATGCGTTCTTGATTCAGCCAATCTTTTACCACGAAGGCGCGAAAGCGCGAAGATTTTATTTTCGAATCTTCGCGCCTTCGTGATATGCGTTCTCTTTTGTCGCCTTGGTGTCTTGGGATCTTGGTAGTAAACATAGACTGCCGAATGAGAAGGCATCGGCCCTGGGCACAGCAGGAAGGCGGGCAAGCGCCAATGCTAGCCCTTGCGCATCAGGTGGATGAGCAGGTGATCGCGCCAGAACAGCACCCAGCGCACGGTAAAGTAGACCTTGCGGTACAGCCAGCCCTGCCGCACCACATCGTAGTCCACCAGCACCACGCGGCCATCCTCGGTGTACATCAGGTTGTGCGAGCGCAGCAGGTTGCGCTCGACCAGGAAGCTCCACATGCGCTCGGGCAGCGCGGCCAGGCTGTTGTTGCGCCGCCGCTCCTCGTGGCTCTTGCTGGCGCGGCCATACAGATCGGGCATGCTGCCGCTGTCGCCGTAGAAGCGCAGCGAGCGGGCGATGATATCGCGCAGCTGGATGGCGATGCTGCGGCGCTCCGCCTTGGGCAGGGCATCGTAGTCGAGCGCCGCCAGCGGGCGCGCGCCTTCCAAAAAGGGCTGGATGACCAGCACCTGCGCGCGGTGCGCCGAGTCGTCGGCGATCAGGTAGAAGCTGGGGATGCTGGCGCGCGGCCCCAGGCAGCGGGCGAAGCTGTCGGCGGCGTCGCGCATGCCCTGGGCGATCCGGGCCGCATCCGCCGCCGAGCCGCCTAGGTCGGCCTTCAGCTTCACCACATAGCGCCCGTCGTCGCTGCGGTAGACCTCGGTCTCGTTCCCGCCGCCCAGCCGCTCCAGCGAGTGATCCAGATCAATAGGGGCAAAAACCCGATCGGTGTAGTGTGCCATAGCCCTCTCTGCTGCTGCGCTTCCTGCCCGCTACGACGACGCCCGCAGGCGCGGGGTTGCGCGGGCCACATCCGCCAAAGGGTGGATGTGGCCCGCGACGCCGCCTAGGCCGCCAGCACCTGGGCGAAGATCTCCAGCGCCGCCTCCACATCGCCCGCGTCGATGCCATAGTGGGTCACCGCGCGCACCCGCCCGCCGCCGATCTCGCCCACCAGCACGCCGCGCTCGGCCAGCCGATCGATCAGCGCGGCGGCATCCAGCGGCGCACCCGCTTCCAGCGAGAACACCACGATGTCGGTCTGCACGCTGGCCAGGTCGAGCTGCACATGGGGCAGCGTGGCCAGACCCTCGGCCAGGATGCGGGCGTTGGCATGATCCTCGGCCAGCCGACCCACCATCTGCTCCAGCGCCACGATCCCCGCCGCCGCCAGCACGCCCGCCTGGCGCATGCCGCCGCCCAGCAGCTTGCGCAGCCGCCGCGCGCGGGCCACCAGCGCCGCATCGCCCGCCAGCACCGAGCCGACCGGAGCGGCCAGCCCCTTGGAGAGGCAGAACATCACGCTGTCCGCCGTGGTCGCGATCTGCGCGGCGGGCACGCCCAGCGCCACCGCCGCGTTGAACAGCCGCGCCCCATCCAGGTGCGTGGCCAGCCCGCGCCCGCGCGCGAACGCCTGGGCCGCGCGCATGTACTCCAGCGAGAGCACGGTACCGCCGCAGCGGTTGTGGGTGTTCTCCAGGCACAGCAGCCGCGTCAGCGCCTCGTGCGCGTCGTCGGGGTTGCGGACGCAGCCGGCCAGCGCATCCAGCGGCAGCTCGCCGTGGGGCGCGGTGGGCACGGGGCGCAGCGCCACCCCGCCCAGCACCGAGGGGCCGCCCGCTTCGTAGTGGAAGATGTGCGACTCGTCGCCCACCAGGGCCTCGTCGCCGCGCCCGCAGTGGGCCAGCACCGCCAGCAGGTTGCCCATGGTGCCGCTGGGCACGAACAGCGCCGCCTGCTTGCCCACCGTGGCGGCGGCCAGCTGCTCCAGCTGGTTCACGGTAGGATCCTCGCCGTACACATCATCGCCCAGGTCGGCCTGGGCCATCGCGGCGCGCATCTCGGGCGAGGGCAGGGTCACGGTATCGCTGCGCAGATCGATCATCGTCGGCATAGAGGCGCTTCCTTTCCTAGTCGGGAAAACCCATGCACCAGCACCACG encodes:
- a CDS encoding BLUF domain-containing protein — its product is MIRIIYVSSAARPFSQPELEALLDSSRRNNQARGITGLLLYRAGSFMQILEGEERTVRAVYATICRDPRHTHIVQLDDSPIDQRSFGA
- the ltaE gene encoding low-specificity L-threonine aldolase, translated to MPTMIDLRSDTVTLPSPEMRAAMAQADLGDDVYGEDPTVNQLEQLAAATVGKQAALFVPSGTMGNLLAVLAHCGRGDEALVGDESHIFHYEAGGPSVLGGVALRPVPTAPHGELPLDALAGCVRNPDDAHEALTRLLCLENTHNRCGGTVLSLEYMRAAQAFARGRGLATHLDGARLFNAAVALGVPAAQIATTADSVMFCLSKGLAAPVGSVLAGDAALVARARRLRKLLGGGMRQAGVLAAAGIVALEQMVGRLAEDHANARILAEGLATLPHVQLDLASVQTDIVVFSLEAGAPLDAAALIDRLAERGVLVGEIGGGRVRAVTHYGIDAGDVEAALEIFAQVLAA
- a CDS encoding DUF4832 domain-containing protein, which codes for MSRPSSPPAMAGAASAARPATTPPSARCGRSSTSPSRAASRATRCFPPSMMPTAPMAATTSTRSRSTSRRSAASPVISERPPSAASASFGGRKEPPLSMKRQLLGLAILIISAIAPAHGPPTAQARPLTTIGEGTYQPQQIAIEQNNEIPNPGRGLYRWQAPPYICDPALISNKDKYERWAWSKLESSPGTYDWSKVHEVLNKARTRGQRVWLGIGVSVTSTLTAVPNYMVQDGWGDWSDGVWYPNYNNPQVRQRLELLLDSFVQEFPANSPDHPWIAGVQMRSYGKYGENYINRKTPASSSIWASPATAEWMVDAWHSRLRGLYRLQIALSDQQNDGSDGASINNNQYIFQYAMTKMPRWGWFRDALGHDAQMQNIDRAMQSTAVIHGVPVGEAIRERWKYEPVFTEMIGEYLADEPIAEAQAQFALAKSQVPKYHVSLVGNGNFAPPYKQPPYSSPDNACTRDPSSSWTDENVRDMVQAGKLAGYRYGIDQVRVLGAFAGNQMAIESTWRNHGNAPIYDAVHPTFQLRNNGAVVWQGESAFQLGSVLEAATGPVTTTDAFDLPATLPAGTYALHVQVAAPAPYQVPLNLAIGGKQSDGSYYLGDLAIGNSSVSISQPFFNVKEWAGEIVVPVRLSQPAAEPVTAYYRTGDANARAGEDYIAVDSSVTFAPGEVEKLVHIAILNDTKTEVQESLSFSLYNADGATIGPVEMAVIYISAKAQFMVGAPAYYVYENIGYVDVAIRQIGTMEPGETAVISYTTQDETAQAGSDYQATTGSITFSHTQHSANLRVPLINDSQYEPSEQFQLALIGNPQVDLDLQTTTKVVIHDDDTSAHFSAARYEVHEGAGSVQLTVELSQPSQQQLSFGYTAVGGSATAGADFPAGVAGTISFAPGQQTQELSIPINEDAIQEGEELFTVQLTATGGSSVSPPSEAKVAILPNDTIRFTPAHYHGAEGTTLLVAVELSAPSSQLVKVSYFSSSGSAVEDVDFKALKGTISFAPGETRKYIEINLLTDKAIELDEDFTLGLFLPHGAQLGGPVQIPITIDGDLACDPTVC